One region of Vigna angularis cultivar LongXiaoDou No.4 chromosome 10, ASM1680809v1, whole genome shotgun sequence genomic DNA includes:
- the LOC108335432 gene encoding ribonuclease 1-like, which yields MESKNSILVKLLLLLHYLSLFCASQDFDFFYFVQQWPGSYCDTQKNCCYPTSGKPEADFGIHGLWPNYNDGSYPSNCDPNNPFNPSQISDLSSSLQNNWPTLACPSGDGMTFWSHEWNKHGTCSESVLKQHDYFEAALSLRQKANILKALTSAGIEPNGGSYSLSSVKGAIKDAIGFTPYIQCNVDSSGNSQLYQVYLCVNNSGSDFIECSVFPHGKCGSDIQFPSF from the exons ATGGAGTCTAAAAATTCCATTTTGGTCAAGCTTCTGCTGCTGTTGCACTATTTGTCCCTTTTCTGTGCTTCACAGGATTTTGATTTCTTCTACTTTGTTCAACAG TGGCCCGGATCATACTGTGACACACAGAAGAATTGTTGCTACCCCACAAGTGGAAAGCCTGAAGCAGATTTTGGAATTCATGGTCTGTGGCCTAATTACAACGATGGCTCATACCCTTCTAACTGTGATCCTAACAACCCTTTCAACCCATCTCAG ATATCTGATCTGAGTAGTAGTTTGCAAAACAATTGGCCCACACTTGCATGTCCAAGTGGGGATGGGATGACATTCTGGAGCCATGAATGGAACAAACATGGAACTTGTTCGGAGTCAGTCCTCAAACAGCATGACTATTTTGAAGCTGCTCTCAGCCTCAGACAAAAGGCCAACATCCTCAAAGCTCTTACATCTGCAG GAATTGAACCAAACGGAGGATCGTACAGTTTGAGCAGCGTAAAAGGGGCAATAAAGGATGCAATTGGGTTCACTCCATACATTCAGTGCAATGTGGACTCATCTGGGAACAGCCAGCTATACCAAGTTTACTTATGTGTCAACAATTCTGGTTCAGATTTCATTGAGTGCTCTGTATTCCCTCATGGAAAATGTGGCTCAGACATTCAGTTCCCATCTTTTTAG